In Piliocolobus tephrosceles isolate RC106 chromosome 5, ASM277652v3, whole genome shotgun sequence, a single genomic region encodes these proteins:
- the ECI2 gene encoding enoyl-CoA delta isomerase 2, mitochondrial isoform X2 translates to MRLSQKDFESAMNQVKLLKKDPGNEVKLKLYALYKQATEGPCNMPKPGVFDLINKAKWDAWNALGSLPKETARQNYVDLVSSLSSSLESSSQVEPGTDRKSTGYETLMVTSEDGITKIMLNRPTKKNALNVEMYHEIMHALKAASKDDSAITVLTGNGDYYSSGNDLTNFTDIPPGGVEEKAKNGAILLREFVGCFIDFPKPLIAMVNGPAVGISVTLLGLFDAVYASDRATFHTPFSHLGQSPEGCSSYTFPKIMSPAKATEMLVFGKKLTAGEACAQGLVTEVFPDSTFQKEVWTRLKAFAKLPPNAMRISKEIIRNREKEKLHAVNAEECSVLQGRWLSDECMNAVMNFLSRKSKL, encoded by the exons GCCACTGAAGGACCTTGTAACATGCCCAAACCAGGTGTATTTGACTTGATCAACAAGGCCAAATGGGATGCATGGAATGCCCTTGGCAGCCTGCCCAAG GAAACTGCCAGGCAAAACTATGTGGATTTGGTGTCCAGTTTGAGTTCTTCATTGGAATCCTCTAGTCAGGTGGAGCCTGGAACAGACAGGAAATCAACTGGGTATGAAACTCTGATGGTGACCTCCGAAGATGGCATCACAAAGATCATGTTAAACCGGCCCACAAAGAAAAATGCCCTGAACGTGGAG ATGTATCATGAAATTATGCATGCACTTAAAGCCGCCAGCAAGGATGACTCAGCCATCACTGTTTTAACAG GAAATGGTGACTATTACAGTAGTGGGAACGACCTGACTAACTTCACTGATATTCCCCCTGGTGGAGTAGAGGAGAAAGCTAAAAATGGTGCCATCTTACTGAG GGAATTTGTGGGCTGTTTTATAGATTTTCCTAAGCCTCTGATTGCAATGGTCAATGGTCCAGCTGTGGGCATCTCCGTCACCCTCCTTGGGTTATTCGATGCCGTGTATGCATCTGATAGG GCAACATTTCATACACCATTTAGTCACCTTGGCCAAAGTCCGGAAGGATGCTCCTCTTACACTTTTCCGAAGATAATGAGCCCAGCCAAG GCAACAGAGATGCTTGTTTTTGGAAAGAAGTTGACAGCAGGAGAAGCATGTGCTCAAGGACTTGTTACTGAAGTTTTCCCTGATAGCACTTTTCAGAAAGAAGTCTGGACCAGGCTGAAGGCATTTGCAAAGCTTCCCCCAAAT gcCATGAGAATTTCAAAAGAGATAATCAggaatagagagaaagaaaaactacatgCTGTTAATGCTGAAGAATGCAGTGTCCTTCAGGGAAGATGGCTGTCAGATGAATGCATGAATGCGGTGATGAACTTTTTATCCAGAAAATCAAAACTGTGA